A region of Dermochelys coriacea isolate rDerCor1 chromosome 1, rDerCor1.pri.v4, whole genome shotgun sequence DNA encodes the following proteins:
- the LOC119842063 gene encoding ICOS ligand-like yields the protein MEQRRSGLWLLFLCALGFVTAEEDKKVISTIGSTAELSCIFTSEEKIILNKLRVFWQIVDVSKSCSVVHTFNSGHENQSNQCADFRNRTRLFQDKLKNGIFSLLLLNVSLRDEHTYQCIVQKKDIVFRVIHRADVALKVAANNSLPVLSGPIGIPPNIGEEMTLSCNYSQGYPKPNVYWINRKDNSSLHPSSLNISQDNDGTYSVFSTLKIEATSDIKIGCIIENELLQQNLTVLYSENVTNSNSTRSSLLDINKPGAQAGSVLAIAIVLAGLVVLTCWLWKRKSPYRTSYADVQQNEDGAQHNTQI from the exons ATGGAGCAGAGACG CTCTGGACTTTGGTTACTGTTTCTTTGTGCTCTGGGATTTG TTACTGCAGAGGAAGATAAGAAAGTTATCAGCACAATAGGCAGCACTGCTGAACTGAGTTGCATTTTTACTTCagaggaaaaaatcattttaaataagcTACGGGTCTTTTGGCAAATAGTGGATGTTTCAAAATCGTGTTCAGTGGTACACACCTTTAATTCTGGTCATGAGAACCAAAGCAATCAGTGTGCAGACTTCAGAAACAGGACTCGATTATTTCAGGATAAgctgaaaaatggcattttttctctgctgctgctaaaCGTCAGCCTGAGAGATGAACACACATATCAGTGCATAGTACAGAAGAAGGACATAGTTTTCAGGGTTATTCACAGGGCAGATGTGGCCCTGAAGGTAGCAG ccaATAACAGCCTGCCAGTACTAAGTGGACCTATAGGAATCCCCCCAAATATTGGAGAAGAGATGACATTAAGTTGCAACTATAGCCAAGGATACCCAAAGCCAAACGTTTACTGGATAAATAGAAAAGACAACAGCTCCCTCCATCCATCATCGTTAAACATCAGCCAAGACAATGATGGCACATACAGTGTTTTCAGCACACTGAAGATTGAAGCAACTTCTGATATAAAAATAGGATGCATCATAGAAAATGAACTACTACAGCAAAATCTAACTGTCCTCT ACTCGGAAAACGTCACAAACTCCAACTCTACCAGAAGCAGTCTGTTAGATATAAATAAACCGGGAGCTCAGGCTGGAAGTGTCCTTGCCATTGCCATTGTGTTAGCTGGTCTAGTTGTTTTAACCTGCTGGCTGTGGAAAAGGAAATCCCCTTACCGGACATCATACGCAG ATGTTCAACAAAATGAAGATGGAGCACAGCACAATA